Within the Luteimonas sp. JM171 genome, the region GTGCGGTTGCCGGCGCAATTTTTGACATCCGGCACGCGGTGGCCGCCATCTGGCTGCTGGGAATCCTGACGTCCGGGATCTGGTTCGGCAGCAAGCAGCGCCGGTTCGTAGCGAGCCTTGGCCGGCTGCATCGCGGCGCCGACGGGGCCTGGCGCGGCAAAGGCGTGGCTTCGCCCGCGGTGGTGGGGGCGCTGCGCCCGCGCATCGTCCTGCCAGTGGATTTCGAAGCACGTTTCGGCCGCGAAGACGCCGCACTGGTCCTGGCCCACGAGCGGGCGCACGTTGCACGCGGCGACACCCGCGCCAACCTGGTCGCCGTCGCCGTGCGCTGCCTGCAGTGGTTCAACCCCCTGCTGCACATCGCCGCGCGCAGCTTCCGGCTCGACCAGGAACTGGCCTGCGACGCCGCGGTGGTCGCGCGCCATCCCCATGCCCGCCGCCGCTACGCGGGTGCCATGTTGAACGTGCAGCTGGCCGTCCCTGGACTGCCGGTCGGCTGCCATTGGCAGTCCAGCCAATCCCTGAAGGAGCGAATCCTCATGTTGAAGCAATCCCAACCGGCCGCGTGCCGGCGCCGGGCCGGTGCCCTGGCGGTATGCGTGCTCGTATCGGCCACCAGCTACACGGCCTGGGCATTCCGGCCGGCCGACACCGCCGTGACGCCGGTGCTCGCCGCGCAGGCAACCGCCCC harbors:
- a CDS encoding TonB family protein, which codes for MSAEALLRWMIDGTLAASIAAAMVLVMRIPLRRAFGPQVAYAAWALVPVALLVAMLPRPVAPALAPDLLAMHPGVLVAAAGEGAVAGAIFDIRHAVAAIWLLGILTSGIWFGSKQRRFVASLGRLHRGADGAWRGKGVASPAVVGALRPRIVLPVDFEARFGREDAALVLAHERAHVARGDTRANLVAVAVRCLQWFNPLLHIAARSFRLDQELACDAAVVARHPHARRRYAGAMLNVQLAVPGLPVGCHWQSSQSLKERILMLKQSQPAACRRRAGALAVCVLVSATSYTAWAFRPADTAVTPVLAAQATAPAADRDASVDVQSRQLAPPRYPASAMESGLSGKVVMRILVGVDGSVRDVVVEDSQPAGVFDASAVEAARGWQFEPAIEDGQAVEGWIRVPIEYEYEPKAEQPAGEG